From a region of the Salmo trutta chromosome 10, fSalTru1.1, whole genome shotgun sequence genome:
- the LOC115201685 gene encoding serine/threonine-protein kinase LMTK1 isoform X3, which translates to MHFLEESQPYRALQHPALLHCLAQCTEVTPYLLVMEFCPLGDVKGYLRSCRAADTMTPEPLILQRMACEIASGLLHLHKHNFIHSDLALRNCLLTADVTVKIGDYGLSHSKYKEDYFETSDQMYVPLRWIAPELIDEVHGNLLVVDQSKQSNVWSLGVTLWELFELGNQPYRHYSDRQVLTYAVRDQQLRLPKPLLKIPLAERWYEVLQFCWLQPDQRPDTEEVHLLLSYLCAKGASEAEEDFERRWNSLRPNPNAGRSSSLHHGAGALVTDLPSSSFPLLEQFSGCDGYHSESGDDILTVTETSHGLNFQYKWEQTQAGIGVEQPYHHAASSSSGTLGVVNHHCQDLYYPGGMVGGSGGVEMEGLTLGVSPSYYEHKTLHVSGVGVVPVLSARSPSVSSEYYIRMEEPGVDYTMYSYSPDYQGSHGSFLTGSGSADSGQCMMGMGACPPQAHSKPVDSYWSADVCKDGGVGAYDSDISLTMEPHVSDSSPLRPWEAGHYVSYKDRDGGYYYEHSPPMGIGHHMGLGMDQHYLMGQEHSPPEPHLESWGSRSLRQALGELDNPLGISPSISTHLQDGGPPFGVGDPYLETTQGPGSIIGGSSVTGGYYDMMGSLRKTIPTMPDHAHSVSITMASEEALFICHRDSDSAEEEDIFSERLRSNSSNLSNPSTNNNSLGLGLSLGHSGHAGCRQQQDPYEDFHYTMPTTDIEDSWPEEHCLTFRSSVSAAVKPIDYLEATSASANDSGCLVLGNHHALVPSGDACNTYIYMCHEGEGEREVEPPPIECCHSHFVDPLIGLVVQNYTRDDYSNKIVEIPNNEEESVNLSPAPGGPKPILTHNTKTSKTPLDHSEQYVDVTMDNTLSIDPKGEVSTEDKGVLTDPKPEGVILILSSVNVPDLDAVVEQESELSHTLDCGLDRDHCSSISLVDISDCCTDDDEDDDITDSTSEIFADEASVGDPNASPSLAHPLKSLQKQVGTPDSMASMDLMPSAVGSTCEAFSPASSSSHPSSSSPKAMDSGYDTENNESPEFVPKEPHNEPRGPLGESVLDTSLDEEGEEGGEEAEVAPLDDEDEPTLDEDVPLAASQTTDKEKGLTPLSEKNPYRDSAYFSDNENERLSRDEGGDKVGGDENVGVEEGEVEERLTVKRELSPLQIEEGVETSALLLEESEDPEMEGCLTEECTQDEGLELGLELELASILSGEVKKGSEGWPAQEKPSSLGDWAAEVVGAMEEALGELQRSSCTETSSCTKEKEEKDEGEQRDMEDSSEALETADFLEEAFTKMPETLEKDDNDEENSPPARRQRFSFSPPPPSTPPLSSPPPPSTPPLSSPPPPSTPSPPLPPMTPPLGRELPMDGGEADEEDGDVDSDESESDEELSNYSVQEEQSGGEESGEENHAVPIVVSDCSDAHNLRSLLKMPTPLTAELLADDLLEHKKKVVSFFDDVTVYLFDQQSPTKELAEHGFSPGAETSGQGSLVKQPTSDDSSDGNISEESAGYEWEDDFPLLPIPTSSSKMAASSSGSSPSTPSLPSTSKAPEPKPAVQYSRFTVSPSHVSRFSITHVSDVDSGPGSSEDGDRVL; encoded by the exons ATGCACTTCCTGGAGGAGTCCCAGCCATACCG TGCCCTCCAGCACCCAGCGCTCCTACATTGCCTGGCGCAGTGCACTGAGGTCACCCCCTACCTGCTGGTCATGGAATTCTGCCCTCTG GGTGATGTGAAAGGGTACCTGCGGAGCTGTCGGGCTGCAGACACAATGACCCCTGAACCCCTGATACTGCAGAGGATGGCCTGTGAGATCGCCTCAGGACTCTTGCACCTGCACAAACACAACTTCATACACAG TGACCTGGCCCTGAGAAACTGCCTGTTGACCGCTGATGTCACAGTGAAGATCGGAGACTACGGCCTGTCACACAGCAAGTACAAAGAGGACTACTTTGAGACATCAGACCAGATGTACGTGCCTCTGCGTTGGATCGCTCCAGAACTCATAGATGAAGTCCATGGCAACCTTCTGGTGGTGGACCAGAGTAAACAGAGCAACGTCTG GTCTCTGGGGGTTACTCTCTGGGAGTTATTTGAGTTGGGGAACCAGCCGTACAGACACTACTCTGACAGACAGGTGTTAACCTACGCCGTGAGGGATCAGCAGCTCAGACTGCCCAAGCCCCTGCTCAAAATACCCTTGGCAGAGCGCTG GTATGAGGTGCTGCAGTTCTGCTGGCTCCAACCAGACCAGAGGCCCGATACAGAAGAGGTTCACCTGTTACTCAGCTACCTGTGTGCCAAGGGGGCCAGTGAGGCCGAGGAGGACTTTGAGAGGCGCTGGAACTCCCTGCGTCCCAACCCCAATGCCGGCCGCAGCAGCAGCCTACATCACGGGGCCGGAGCCCTGGTCACTG acctcccctcctcctccttccctctgctGGAGCAGTTTTCTGGATGTGATGGTTACCACAGCGAATCAGGAGATGATATACTGACCGTGACAGAGACCAGCCACGGTCTGAACTTCCAGTACAAGTGGGAGCAGACCCAGGCGGGGATCGGGGTGGAGCAGCCTTACCACCACGCTGCCTCATCCTCCAGCGGTACCCTGGGGGTCGTCAACCACCACTGCCAGGACCTATACTACCCAGGTGGAATGGTGGGGGGCAGTGGTGGGGTGGAGATGGAGGGGCTCACTCTGGGAGTGTCCCCTTCCTACTATGAGCACAAGACGCTGCATGTTTCTGGGGTCGGGGTGGTGCCGGTGCTCAGCGCCCGTAGTCCTTCAGTGAGCTCTGAGTACTACATCCGCATGGAGGAGCCTGGCGTGGACTACACCATGTACTCCTACAGTCCAGACTACCAGGGCAGCCACGGGAGCTTCCTGACCGGCAGTGGCAGTGCAGACTCAGGGCAGTGTATGATGGGGATGGGTGCATGTCCCCCCCAGGCCCACTCCAAGCCTGTAGACTCCTACTGGTCAGCAGACGTCTGCAAAGATGGGGGTGTTGGAGCGTATGACTCAGACATCTCCCTGACAATGGAGCCCCATGTCTCTGACTCCAGCCCCCTGAGACCATGGGAGGCTGGTCACTACGTCTCCTACAAGGACCGGGACGGGGGGTACTACTACGAACACTCACCTCCCATGGGCATAGGCCACCACATGGGTCTGGGGATGGACCAGCATTACCTGATGGGGCAGGAACACTCTCCCCCCGAGCCCCATCTGGAGAGCTGGGGGTCCCGTAGCCTGCGTCAGGCCCTGGGGGAACTGGACAACCCTCTGGGGATATCTCCCTCCATCAGCACCCATCTCCAGGATGGTGGTCCTCCTTTTGGGGTAGGCGACCCCTACTTGGAGACGACCCAGGGCCCAGGCTCCATCATCGGGGGGAGTAGCGTCACTGGCGGCTACTATGACATGATGGGTTCTCTGCGGAAAACCATACCGACCATGCCAGACCACGCCCACTCAGTCAGCATCACTATGGCGTCGGAAGAGGCCCTCTTCATCTGTCACCGGGACAGCGACTCGGCTGAAGAAGAGGATATATTCTCAGAGAGGCTGAGGAGTAACAGTAGTAACCTTTCCAACCCCTCCACTAACAACAACAGTCTAGGCCTGGGTCTAAGCCTTGGCCATAGTGGACATGCTGGCTGTAGACAACAACAGGATCCCTATGAAGACTTCCACTACACTATGCCCACTACCGACATAGAGGACTCGTGGCCTGAAGAGCACTGCCTGACCTTCCGCTCCTCTGTCTCTGCTGCAGTGAAACCCATAGACTACCTGGAGGCTACATCGGCTTCGGCTAATGACAGCGGCTGTCTAGTCTTGGGGAACCATCATGCCCTGGTCCCCTCAGGGGACGCCTGTAATACCTACATCTACATGTGCcacgagggggagggggagagggaggtagaaCCGCCCCCCATCGAGTGCTGCCACTCTCATTTCGTCGACCCCCTCATAGGCTTAGTGGTGCAGAACTACACCAGGGACGACTACAGCAATAAGATTGTAGAGATACCCAACAACGAGGAAGAGAGTGTGAATCTGTCGCCAGCACCGGGAGGTCCTAAACCAATCCTAACGCACAACACTAAGACCAGCAAAACCCCTCTAGACCACTCTGAGCAATATGTTGACGTCACTATGGACAATACCCTTTCAATAGACCCCAAGGGAGAGGTTAGTACAGAAGACAAAGGGGTTCTCACAGACCCTAAACCAGAGGGTGTGATTCTGATCCTCTCCtcagtgaatgttcctgaccTAGACGCCGTGGTCGAGCAAGAGTCAGAGCTGAGCCATACGTTAGACTGCGGCCTAGACAGAGACCACTGCTCCAGCATCAGTCTAGTGGACATCTCCGACTGCTGCACCGACGACGATGAAGATGATGACATCACCGACTCGACCTCAGAGATCTTCGCCGACGAGGCATCGGTTGGGGACCCTAACGCCTCCCCGTCCCTGGCCCATCCCCTCAAGTCCCTGCAGAAGCAGGTGGGAACCCCCGATTCCATGGCCTCCATGGACCTGATGCCTTCAGCAGTCGGCTCCACCTGCGAGGCTTTCAGCCCCGCCTCCAGCTCCTCCCACCCATCTAGCTCCTCCCCCAAGGCAATGGACAGCGGGTACGACACAGAGAACAATGAGAGCCCAGAGTTCGTCCCCAAGGAGCCCCACAACGAGCCTCGGGGCCCACTGGGGGAGTCTGTCCTGGACACCAGCCtggatgaagagggggaagaggggggagaggaggccGAGGTGGCCCCACTGGATGATGAGGATGAACCGACCCTGGATGAAGATGTGCCTCTAGCAGCCTCACAGACCACAGACAAAGAGAAGGGTCTGACCCCACTCAGTGAGAAGAACCCTTACAGGGACTCTGCCTACTTCTCTGACAATGAGAACGAACGTCTTTCCAGGGATGAGGGGGGTGACAAAGTAGGGGGTGATGAAAATgtaggagtggaggagggagaagTGGAAGAGAGGCTGACAGTGAAGAGGGAACTCAGCCCTCTTCAGATAGAGGAGGGAGTGGAGACCTCAGCTCTTCTTCTGGAGGAGAGTGAAGACCCGGAGATGGAAGGATGCCTGACAGAAGAGTGCACCCAGGATGAAGGGCTAGAGCTGGGGCTAGAGCTAGAGCTGGCCTCCATTCTCTCTGGAGAAGTAAAGAAAGGGTCGGAAGGATGGCCTGCCCAGGAGAAACCCTCTTCCCTGGGAGACTGGGCTGCAGAGGTAGTGGGGGCTATGGAGGAAGCCCTGGGTGAACTCCAGAGGAGCAGCTGTACTGAAACCAGCTCTTGTACCAAGGAGAAGGAGGAAAAGGATGAAGGAGAGCAAAGGGACATGGAGGACTCATCTGAAGCCTTAGAAACAGCAGACTTCCTAGAAGAAGCATTTACCAAAATGCCAGAGACCCTCGAGAAGGACGATAATGACGAAGAGAACAGTCCTCCCGCACGACGTCAAcgcttctccttctctcctccccctccctccacccctcctctctcctctcctccccctccctccacccctcctctctcctctcctccccctccctccaccccttctcctcctctccccccaatGACTCCCCCTCTGGGCCGGGAGTTGCCCATGGATGGGGGGGAGGCGGACGAGGAGGACGGAGATGTTGACTCCGATGAGAGTGAGTCAGACGAGGAGCTGAGCAATTACAGTGTTCAGGAGGAgcagagtggaggggaggagagcggGGAGGAGAACCATGCTGTACCCATTGTGGTGAGCGACTGTAGCGATGCTCATAACCTACGTAGTCTACTGAAGATGCCCACCCCGCTCACCGCCGAGTTGCTTGCCGATGACCTGCTGGAACACAAGAAGAAAGTGGTGTCCTTTTTTGACGACGTCACCGTTTACCTGTTTGACCAG CAGAGTCCCACTAAAGAGCTGGCTGAGCATGGGTTCTCTCCAGGGGCTGAGACCAGCGGACAGGGTTCACTGGTCAAACAGCCAACCTCTGATGACTCTTCAGATGGAAACATCTCAGAAGAGA GTGCAGGGTATGAGTGGGAGGATGACTTCCCCCTGTTGCCCATTCCCACTTCCTCATCCAAGATGGCTGCCTCCTCCTCAGGCTCATCCCCCTCCACACCCAGTCTGCCCTCGACCTCCAAGGCCCCGGAGCCGAAACCAGCAGTGCAGTACTCCCGCTTCACAGTCTCCCCTAGCCACGTGTCTCGCTTCTCCATCACACACGTCTCTGACGTGGACTCTGGTCCAG ggAGCAGTGAGGATGGAGACAGAGTACTATAG
- the LOC115201685 gene encoding serine/threonine-protein kinase LMTK1 isoform X1: MLAALLMVIMSSSFFIPGFALSSHFDLDGAPLSGMTWPSSLAVVAVSFSGLFTFVFLMLACLCCKKGHIGFKEFENAEGEEYQADLSTLASPASQSGPDVYILPLTEVSLPVAKQPGRSVQLLKSTQLGRQSLLYLKEIGDGWFGKVILGEVNAGLNTTQVVVKELKASASVQDQMHFLEESQPYRALQHPALLHCLAQCTEVTPYLLVMEFCPLGDVKGYLRSCRAADTMTPEPLILQRMACEIASGLLHLHKHNFIHSDLALRNCLLTADVTVKIGDYGLSHSKYKEDYFETSDQMYVPLRWIAPELIDEVHGNLLVVDQSKQSNVWSLGVTLWELFELGNQPYRHYSDRQVLTYAVRDQQLRLPKPLLKIPLAERWYEVLQFCWLQPDQRPDTEEVHLLLSYLCAKGASEAEEDFERRWNSLRPNPNAGRSSSLHHGAGALVTDLPSSSFPLLEQFSGCDGYHSESGDDILTVTETSHGLNFQYKWEQTQAGIGVEQPYHHAASSSSGTLGVVNHHCQDLYYPGGMVGGSGGVEMEGLTLGVSPSYYEHKTLHVSGVGVVPVLSARSPSVSSEYYIRMEEPGVDYTMYSYSPDYQGSHGSFLTGSGSADSGQCMMGMGACPPQAHSKPVDSYWSADVCKDGGVGAYDSDISLTMEPHVSDSSPLRPWEAGHYVSYKDRDGGYYYEHSPPMGIGHHMGLGMDQHYLMGQEHSPPEPHLESWGSRSLRQALGELDNPLGISPSISTHLQDGGPPFGVGDPYLETTQGPGSIIGGSSVTGGYYDMMGSLRKTIPTMPDHAHSVSITMASEEALFICHRDSDSAEEEDIFSERLRSNSSNLSNPSTNNNSLGLGLSLGHSGHAGCRQQQDPYEDFHYTMPTTDIEDSWPEEHCLTFRSSVSAAVKPIDYLEATSASANDSGCLVLGNHHALVPSGDACNTYIYMCHEGEGEREVEPPPIECCHSHFVDPLIGLVVQNYTRDDYSNKIVEIPNNEEESVNLSPAPGGPKPILTHNTKTSKTPLDHSEQYVDVTMDNTLSIDPKGEVSTEDKGVLTDPKPEGVILILSSVNVPDLDAVVEQESELSHTLDCGLDRDHCSSISLVDISDCCTDDDEDDDITDSTSEIFADEASVGDPNASPSLAHPLKSLQKQVGTPDSMASMDLMPSAVGSTCEAFSPASSSSHPSSSSPKAMDSGYDTENNESPEFVPKEPHNEPRGPLGESVLDTSLDEEGEEGGEEAEVAPLDDEDEPTLDEDVPLAASQTTDKEKGLTPLSEKNPYRDSAYFSDNENERLSRDEGGDKVGGDENVGVEEGEVEERLTVKRELSPLQIEEGVETSALLLEESEDPEMEGCLTEECTQDEGLELGLELELASILSGEVKKGSEGWPAQEKPSSLGDWAAEVVGAMEEALGELQRSSCTETSSCTKEKEEKDEGEQRDMEDSSEALETADFLEEAFTKMPETLEKDDNDEENSPPARRQRFSFSPPPPSTPPLSSPPPPSTPPLSSPPPPSTPSPPLPPMTPPLGRELPMDGGEADEEDGDVDSDESESDEELSNYSVQEEQSGGEESGEENHAVPIVVSDCSDAHNLRSLLKMPTPLTAELLADDLLEHKKKVVSFFDDVTVYLFDQQSPTKELAEHGFSPGAETSGQGSLVKQPTSDDSSDGNISEESAGYEWEDDFPLLPIPTSSSKMAASSSGSSPSTPSLPSTSKAPEPKPAVQYSRFTVSPSHVSRFSITHVSDVDSGPGSSEDGDRVL, from the exons GAGTTTGAGAATGCCGAGGGGGAGGAGTACCAGGCGGACCTGTCCACCCTGGCGTCACCTGCATCCCAGAGCGGACCTGATGTCTACATCCTACCCCTCACTGAGGTGTCACTCCCTGTGGCCAAACAACCAGGACGATCAG TCCAACTCCTGAAATCCACACAACTCGGCCGCCAGAGTCTTCTGTACCTGAAAGAGATCGGAGATGGCTGGTTCGGAAAG GTTATCCTGGGGGAGGTGAATGCGGGCCTCAACACCACCCAGGTGGTGGTTAAGGAGCTCAAGGCCAGTGCCAGCGTTCAGGATCAGATGCACTTCCTGGAGGAGTCCCAGCCATACCG TGCCCTCCAGCACCCAGCGCTCCTACATTGCCTGGCGCAGTGCACTGAGGTCACCCCCTACCTGCTGGTCATGGAATTCTGCCCTCTG GGTGATGTGAAAGGGTACCTGCGGAGCTGTCGGGCTGCAGACACAATGACCCCTGAACCCCTGATACTGCAGAGGATGGCCTGTGAGATCGCCTCAGGACTCTTGCACCTGCACAAACACAACTTCATACACAG TGACCTGGCCCTGAGAAACTGCCTGTTGACCGCTGATGTCACAGTGAAGATCGGAGACTACGGCCTGTCACACAGCAAGTACAAAGAGGACTACTTTGAGACATCAGACCAGATGTACGTGCCTCTGCGTTGGATCGCTCCAGAACTCATAGATGAAGTCCATGGCAACCTTCTGGTGGTGGACCAGAGTAAACAGAGCAACGTCTG GTCTCTGGGGGTTACTCTCTGGGAGTTATTTGAGTTGGGGAACCAGCCGTACAGACACTACTCTGACAGACAGGTGTTAACCTACGCCGTGAGGGATCAGCAGCTCAGACTGCCCAAGCCCCTGCTCAAAATACCCTTGGCAGAGCGCTG GTATGAGGTGCTGCAGTTCTGCTGGCTCCAACCAGACCAGAGGCCCGATACAGAAGAGGTTCACCTGTTACTCAGCTACCTGTGTGCCAAGGGGGCCAGTGAGGCCGAGGAGGACTTTGAGAGGCGCTGGAACTCCCTGCGTCCCAACCCCAATGCCGGCCGCAGCAGCAGCCTACATCACGGGGCCGGAGCCCTGGTCACTG acctcccctcctcctccttccctctgctGGAGCAGTTTTCTGGATGTGATGGTTACCACAGCGAATCAGGAGATGATATACTGACCGTGACAGAGACCAGCCACGGTCTGAACTTCCAGTACAAGTGGGAGCAGACCCAGGCGGGGATCGGGGTGGAGCAGCCTTACCACCACGCTGCCTCATCCTCCAGCGGTACCCTGGGGGTCGTCAACCACCACTGCCAGGACCTATACTACCCAGGTGGAATGGTGGGGGGCAGTGGTGGGGTGGAGATGGAGGGGCTCACTCTGGGAGTGTCCCCTTCCTACTATGAGCACAAGACGCTGCATGTTTCTGGGGTCGGGGTGGTGCCGGTGCTCAGCGCCCGTAGTCCTTCAGTGAGCTCTGAGTACTACATCCGCATGGAGGAGCCTGGCGTGGACTACACCATGTACTCCTACAGTCCAGACTACCAGGGCAGCCACGGGAGCTTCCTGACCGGCAGTGGCAGTGCAGACTCAGGGCAGTGTATGATGGGGATGGGTGCATGTCCCCCCCAGGCCCACTCCAAGCCTGTAGACTCCTACTGGTCAGCAGACGTCTGCAAAGATGGGGGTGTTGGAGCGTATGACTCAGACATCTCCCTGACAATGGAGCCCCATGTCTCTGACTCCAGCCCCCTGAGACCATGGGAGGCTGGTCACTACGTCTCCTACAAGGACCGGGACGGGGGGTACTACTACGAACACTCACCTCCCATGGGCATAGGCCACCACATGGGTCTGGGGATGGACCAGCATTACCTGATGGGGCAGGAACACTCTCCCCCCGAGCCCCATCTGGAGAGCTGGGGGTCCCGTAGCCTGCGTCAGGCCCTGGGGGAACTGGACAACCCTCTGGGGATATCTCCCTCCATCAGCACCCATCTCCAGGATGGTGGTCCTCCTTTTGGGGTAGGCGACCCCTACTTGGAGACGACCCAGGGCCCAGGCTCCATCATCGGGGGGAGTAGCGTCACTGGCGGCTACTATGACATGATGGGTTCTCTGCGGAAAACCATACCGACCATGCCAGACCACGCCCACTCAGTCAGCATCACTATGGCGTCGGAAGAGGCCCTCTTCATCTGTCACCGGGACAGCGACTCGGCTGAAGAAGAGGATATATTCTCAGAGAGGCTGAGGAGTAACAGTAGTAACCTTTCCAACCCCTCCACTAACAACAACAGTCTAGGCCTGGGTCTAAGCCTTGGCCATAGTGGACATGCTGGCTGTAGACAACAACAGGATCCCTATGAAGACTTCCACTACACTATGCCCACTACCGACATAGAGGACTCGTGGCCTGAAGAGCACTGCCTGACCTTCCGCTCCTCTGTCTCTGCTGCAGTGAAACCCATAGACTACCTGGAGGCTACATCGGCTTCGGCTAATGACAGCGGCTGTCTAGTCTTGGGGAACCATCATGCCCTGGTCCCCTCAGGGGACGCCTGTAATACCTACATCTACATGTGCcacgagggggagggggagagggaggtagaaCCGCCCCCCATCGAGTGCTGCCACTCTCATTTCGTCGACCCCCTCATAGGCTTAGTGGTGCAGAACTACACCAGGGACGACTACAGCAATAAGATTGTAGAGATACCCAACAACGAGGAAGAGAGTGTGAATCTGTCGCCAGCACCGGGAGGTCCTAAACCAATCCTAACGCACAACACTAAGACCAGCAAAACCCCTCTAGACCACTCTGAGCAATATGTTGACGTCACTATGGACAATACCCTTTCAATAGACCCCAAGGGAGAGGTTAGTACAGAAGACAAAGGGGTTCTCACAGACCCTAAACCAGAGGGTGTGATTCTGATCCTCTCCtcagtgaatgttcctgaccTAGACGCCGTGGTCGAGCAAGAGTCAGAGCTGAGCCATACGTTAGACTGCGGCCTAGACAGAGACCACTGCTCCAGCATCAGTCTAGTGGACATCTCCGACTGCTGCACCGACGACGATGAAGATGATGACATCACCGACTCGACCTCAGAGATCTTCGCCGACGAGGCATCGGTTGGGGACCCTAACGCCTCCCCGTCCCTGGCCCATCCCCTCAAGTCCCTGCAGAAGCAGGTGGGAACCCCCGATTCCATGGCCTCCATGGACCTGATGCCTTCAGCAGTCGGCTCCACCTGCGAGGCTTTCAGCCCCGCCTCCAGCTCCTCCCACCCATCTAGCTCCTCCCCCAAGGCAATGGACAGCGGGTACGACACAGAGAACAATGAGAGCCCAGAGTTCGTCCCCAAGGAGCCCCACAACGAGCCTCGGGGCCCACTGGGGGAGTCTGTCCTGGACACCAGCCtggatgaagagggggaagaggggggagaggaggccGAGGTGGCCCCACTGGATGATGAGGATGAACCGACCCTGGATGAAGATGTGCCTCTAGCAGCCTCACAGACCACAGACAAAGAGAAGGGTCTGACCCCACTCAGTGAGAAGAACCCTTACAGGGACTCTGCCTACTTCTCTGACAATGAGAACGAACGTCTTTCCAGGGATGAGGGGGGTGACAAAGTAGGGGGTGATGAAAATgtaggagtggaggagggagaagTGGAAGAGAGGCTGACAGTGAAGAGGGAACTCAGCCCTCTTCAGATAGAGGAGGGAGTGGAGACCTCAGCTCTTCTTCTGGAGGAGAGTGAAGACCCGGAGATGGAAGGATGCCTGACAGAAGAGTGCACCCAGGATGAAGGGCTAGAGCTGGGGCTAGAGCTAGAGCTGGCCTCCATTCTCTCTGGAGAAGTAAAGAAAGGGTCGGAAGGATGGCCTGCCCAGGAGAAACCCTCTTCCCTGGGAGACTGGGCTGCAGAGGTAGTGGGGGCTATGGAGGAAGCCCTGGGTGAACTCCAGAGGAGCAGCTGTACTGAAACCAGCTCTTGTACCAAGGAGAAGGAGGAAAAGGATGAAGGAGAGCAAAGGGACATGGAGGACTCATCTGAAGCCTTAGAAACAGCAGACTTCCTAGAAGAAGCATTTACCAAAATGCCAGAGACCCTCGAGAAGGACGATAATGACGAAGAGAACAGTCCTCCCGCACGACGTCAAcgcttctccttctctcctccccctccctccacccctcctctctcctctcctccccctccctccacccctcctctctcctctcctccccctccctccaccccttctcctcctctccccccaatGACTCCCCCTCTGGGCCGGGAGTTGCCCATGGATGGGGGGGAGGCGGACGAGGAGGACGGAGATGTTGACTCCGATGAGAGTGAGTCAGACGAGGAGCTGAGCAATTACAGTGTTCAGGAGGAgcagagtggaggggaggagagcggGGAGGAGAACCATGCTGTACCCATTGTGGTGAGCGACTGTAGCGATGCTCATAACCTACGTAGTCTACTGAAGATGCCCACCCCGCTCACCGCCGAGTTGCTTGCCGATGACCTGCTGGAACACAAGAAGAAAGTGGTGTCCTTTTTTGACGACGTCACCGTTTACCTGTTTGACCAG CAGAGTCCCACTAAAGAGCTGGCTGAGCATGGGTTCTCTCCAGGGGCTGAGACCAGCGGACAGGGTTCACTGGTCAAACAGCCAACCTCTGATGACTCTTCAGATGGAAACATCTCAGAAGAGA GTGCAGGGTATGAGTGGGAGGATGACTTCCCCCTGTTGCCCATTCCCACTTCCTCATCCAAGATGGCTGCCTCCTCCTCAGGCTCATCCCCCTCCACACCCAGTCTGCCCTCGACCTCCAAGGCCCCGGAGCCGAAACCAGCAGTGCAGTACTCCCGCTTCACAGTCTCCCCTAGCCACGTGTCTCGCTTCTCCATCACACACGTCTCTGACGTGGACTCTGGTCCAG ggAGCAGTGAGGATGGAGACAGAGTACTATAG